A window from Rhizosphaericola mali encodes these proteins:
- a CDS encoding ABC transporter ATP-binding protein yields MKLKKFKRLFKYIGLYKGKIILYLLMTIIASALSVGSIATLAPLMSIIFMPENGGAQIGGDTMKAFTDYLSNAMHTHGQLYAVLICCAFIIVTTFLKNLFLYWSSVISVPVRSSITIHLKNDMYHKILSLPVGYFSDQKKGDIMSRMANDANIVEGSIINTMEGLIKDPIMVISYLVMMISISPKLSVFLLLLLPLTAFVIGRISRSLKRQSSAASERTGEILSILDETLGGIRVIKAFCAEKILNNKFVRMNNTLLNINKKMSRRRDLASPLTELLGVVVLCIIIYFGANLIIKGQGLTGGDLIAYIAMFAMLINPAKSLSTSFFNVQQGAAAVERIEELLETKITIPDEGTKRLDTFSGEIEFKNVSFGYNEHIVLKNINLRIPKGKTVALVGSSGAGKSTLADLVTRFHEVTSGEVLFDGINIKEYSIESVRRKVGIVTQEPILFNDTIANNITLGKPDASQEEIVQAAKIANAFRFIENKPEKFDTNIGDRGGKLSGGERQRVTIARAVLSNPPILILDEATSSLDTESERVVQDAINNMMQNRTSLVIAHRLSTIRSADEIIVLDKGEIKERGTHDDLITIENGIYRKLVELQGLGK; encoded by the coding sequence ATGAAATTAAAAAAATTTAAGCGACTTTTTAAGTACATTGGATTATATAAAGGCAAAATTATCTTGTATTTATTGATGACGATAATTGCGTCTGCATTATCAGTAGGTTCTATTGCTACATTAGCGCCATTGATGTCAATTATTTTTATGCCAGAAAATGGTGGTGCCCAAATTGGTGGCGATACAATGAAAGCTTTTACGGATTACTTGTCTAATGCGATGCATACACATGGTCAGCTTTATGCGGTCTTAATTTGTTGTGCCTTCATTATTGTTACCACATTTTTGAAAAATTTGTTTCTTTATTGGTCTTCTGTCATTTCGGTTCCAGTAAGAAGTTCAATTACCATTCATTTGAAAAATGACATGTATCATAAAATATTATCCCTACCTGTGGGATATTTTTCAGATCAAAAAAAAGGGGATATTATGTCTAGGATGGCTAATGATGCAAATATTGTTGAGGGGTCGATTATCAATACCATGGAAGGTTTGATCAAAGATCCAATTATGGTGATCTCTTATTTGGTAATGATGATTTCAATCAGTCCTAAATTATCCGTATTTTTATTATTGTTATTGCCATTGACTGCTTTTGTAATTGGAAGAATTAGCCGATCTCTAAAAAGACAATCCTCTGCCGCATCTGAAAGAACGGGGGAGATTTTATCCATCTTAGATGAAACGCTTGGTGGTATTCGTGTGATTAAAGCTTTTTGTGCTGAGAAAATTCTGAACAATAAGTTTGTTCGAATGAATAATACCTTATTGAATATCAATAAGAAAATGAGTCGTCGTCGTGATTTAGCTTCTCCATTAACAGAGTTATTAGGGGTTGTTGTTTTATGTATTATAATTTATTTTGGAGCAAATTTGATAATAAAAGGTCAAGGGTTAACAGGAGGAGATTTAATTGCCTATATTGCCATGTTTGCAATGTTAATTAATCCTGCAAAATCATTATCTACTTCATTTTTTAATGTACAACAAGGTGCTGCCGCAGTCGAAAGAATTGAGGAATTGTTAGAAACTAAAATTACTATTCCAGATGAAGGAACTAAAAGATTAGACACATTTAGTGGTGAGATTGAGTTTAAAAATGTAAGTTTTGGATATAACGAACATATTGTCCTAAAAAATATTAATCTCAGAATTCCAAAAGGTAAAACTGTCGCATTGGTTGGCAGTAGTGGCGCCGGTAAAAGTACGTTGGCAGATCTTGTAACTCGCTTTCATGAGGTTACGAGTGGAGAAGTTTTATTTGATGGAATTAATATTAAAGAATATAGTATTGAATCAGTAAGAAGAAAAGTCGGTATTGTTACTCAAGAGCCTATTTTGTTCAATGACACAATTGCCAATAATATTACTTTAGGAAAACCAGATGCATCACAAGAAGAAATTGTTCAGGCTGCTAAAATTGCAAATGCATTTCGTTTCATAGAAAATAAACCAGAAAAATTTGATACGAATATTGGTGATCGCGGTGGTAAATTAAGTGGTGGAGAGCGTCAACGTGTCACGATTGCTCGTGCAGTTTTAAGCAATCCTCCGATTCTAATTTTGGATGAAGCTACCTCTTCATTAGATACAGAAAGTGAAAGAGTCGTGCAAGATGCGATCAATAATATGATGCAAAACCGTACGTCACTTGTTATCGCTCATAGATTGAGTACGATCAGAAGTGCAGATGAAATCATCGTTTTGGATAAAGGAGAGATTAAAGAACGTGGTACGCACGATGATCTTATAACAATCGAAAATGGAATTTACCGTAAATTAGTTGAATTGCAAGGTTTGGGTAAATAA
- a CDS encoding glycosyltransferase family 9 protein, translating to MLKRLISVYLRKFKRKKSVKKHIAFVALNKEAIQHLPNHPSKNKIIILVRMDEIGDYILSRNTFSIIKNAPKFKDYKIIFIGNKLNKNIAETLDTDTVDEFLWIDKEQFKKDHNYRSQIFTNINNINAEIAVELERTSDVNLGGIIIEATNAIKKYGSSNYYLYDKLNILSDSFFNHLFPQNFELTHEFLFNQRFVNWVSDTNISITKPAINAKLLPKLNLPEKYILCMIGSSKKSKNWPLRYWIELIGQLLVCYKEEEIVLLGGNREEEFAQGILDEIKDERLYSMVSKTNLMESFSWINAASLMISNDTFAVHARVALNEKPTVVMANGESSFRFSDLGQFSPNYTVIYSKQYLEYLPKMKNADRWIYNVSSVDMATIFPKEVLDKCLELYKN from the coding sequence ATGCTAAAAAGATTAATTTCTGTATATCTTAGAAAATTTAAAAGGAAGAAAAGCGTAAAAAAGCATATTGCTTTCGTTGCTCTAAATAAAGAAGCCATTCAACATCTTCCTAATCATCCCTCTAAAAACAAAATCATTATTTTGGTTAGAATGGATGAAATTGGCGATTATATACTTTCTAGAAACACATTTTCAATCATTAAAAATGCGCCTAAATTTAAAGATTACAAGATAATTTTTATAGGAAATAAGTTAAATAAAAATATAGCAGAGACACTTGATACAGATACCGTTGATGAATTTTTATGGATTGATAAGGAGCAATTCAAAAAAGATCATAATTACCGAAGTCAGATTTTTACCAATATCAATAATATAAATGCAGAAATTGCTGTAGAATTAGAAAGAACTTCCGATGTAAATCTTGGCGGTATTATCATTGAAGCAACAAATGCGATTAAAAAATATGGAAGTAGTAATTATTATTTGTATGATAAATTAAACATTCTTTCTGACTCATTTTTCAATCATTTATTTCCTCAAAATTTTGAATTAACACACGAGTTTTTATTCAATCAACGATTTGTCAATTGGGTTTCAGACACAAATATTTCCATAACAAAGCCTGCAATAAATGCAAAACTTTTACCTAAACTAAATTTACCTGAAAAATATATCCTTTGCATGATTGGCTCTTCTAAAAAGAGTAAAAATTGGCCATTGAGATATTGGATTGAGCTAATCGGTCAGTTGCTGGTTTGTTATAAAGAAGAGGAGATTGTTTTACTAGGAGGAAATAGAGAGGAAGAGTTTGCGCAAGGAATTTTAGATGAAATTAAAGATGAGCGATTGTATTCTATGGTGAGCAAAACAAATCTTATGGAGTCTTTTTCATGGATCAATGCTGCATCATTAATGATTTCAAATGATACATTTGCCGTGCATGCTCGAGTTGCCTTAAATGAAAAACCAACTGTTGTCATGGCAAATGGAGAGTCATCCTTTAGATTTTCTGACTTAGGGCAGTTTTCTCCAAACTATACGGTAATATACAGTAAACAATATTTGGAATATTTACCTAAAATGAAAAATGCCGACAGATGGATTTATAATGTTTCCTCTGTCGACATGGCTACAATTTTTCCAAAAGAAGTTTTGGATAAATGTCTTGAACTGTATAAAAATTAA
- a CDS encoding glycosyltransferase family 9 protein, protein MELKSILISRTDSIGDVVLTLPLAYILKQNYPNAVIGFLGKKYTQPVIETCTYVDQFIDLDDFMQNEVTIKGQKIDCIIHVLPKSAIAKRAKSLKIPIRIGTKNRLYHWWTCNKLIKLSRKNSDLHESQLNIQLLSTLVKKVDYPLSEISQMPIMTRIQNLDSNFSHLLSSDKKNIILHPKSQGSAREWPIEEYIQLIQNLDPNKYKIFVSGTEKERAQLDTLFNTAGNWVTDICGKMPLGQFIAFIQKADALVACSTGPLHIAASVGTHAIGIFIPIRPVHPGRWQPIGKNVDIVCPKLLPEKNNLESDANFYLNEIKNKEVQLLIMKY, encoded by the coding sequence TTGGAACTAAAAAGTATCTTAATCAGTCGTACAGATAGTATTGGTGATGTTGTATTGACTTTGCCATTGGCTTATATTTTAAAACAAAATTATCCCAATGCGGTGATTGGTTTTTTGGGTAAAAAATATACGCAACCGGTTATCGAAACTTGTACTTATGTCGATCAATTTATTGATTTGGATGATTTTATGCAAAATGAAGTCACGATTAAAGGGCAAAAAATAGATTGTATCATTCATGTCCTACCGAAAAGTGCGATTGCAAAAAGAGCCAAATCCTTAAAAATCCCAATAAGAATCGGTACAAAAAATCGGTTATATCATTGGTGGACTTGCAACAAATTGATCAAGCTAAGTAGAAAAAATTCTGACTTGCATGAATCTCAATTGAATATTCAATTATTATCCACTTTGGTAAAAAAAGTTGATTATCCCTTATCGGAAATAAGCCAAATGCCGATCATGACACGCATTCAAAATTTGGATAGCAACTTCTCTCATCTACTATCCTCGGACAAAAAAAATATCATTTTACATCCAAAATCTCAAGGTTCCGCTCGAGAATGGCCGATAGAAGAATATATTCAGCTCATTCAAAACCTTGATCCAAATAAATATAAAATTTTCGTTTCTGGTACAGAAAAGGAAAGAGCTCAATTAGATACCTTATTCAATACTGCTGGCAATTGGGTTACTGATATCTGTGGCAAAATGCCTTTAGGACAATTTATTGCATTTATACAAAAGGCAGATGCCTTAGTAGCTTGTAGTACAGGACCGTTACATATTGCAGCAAGTGTCGGCACGCATGCTATTGGGATTTTCATTCCTATTCGTCCAGTGCATCCAGGAAGATGGCAACCTATTGGCAAAAATGTCGATATCGTTTGCCCAAAATTGCTTCCAGAAAAAAACAATTTAGAAAGTGATGCCAATTTTTATTTGAATGAAATAAAAAATAAAGAGGTACAATTACTCATTATGAAATATTAA
- a CDS encoding glycosyltransferase family 9 protein, whose amino-acid sequence MIFGKIHPKHILVCRNDALGDTILALPLCGLLKKHIPDIKISFLGRGYTQPIVAMSQNIDAFVNFDEICKLTDTQLQMFFSGLQIDTAIHLRADKGLAELIQKTGIKNRIGTFHSIHHLSTCNKWVNFSRSRSHLNESQLDIKMLSALGIKEVPSLDELPQYYGLHNIPKLSSELQSNLIDPNKFNLVLHPLTTGNGPEWGLDNFSQLLNILDPTIFNIIIGGSKQDLEKMSDFLQKNQGKYHHDSGALSLEKYIALINASDGLVAGSTGPAHISAALGKYTLGLYTDVVTKNVQRWGPVGKHVFTLEGKDNDMNTILPVTVQNILMNWLNK is encoded by the coding sequence ATGATATTTGGAAAAATCCATCCCAAACATATTTTAGTCTGTCGCAACGATGCGTTGGGCGATACCATTTTGGCGTTGCCATTGTGTGGTTTATTGAAAAAACATATTCCAGATATCAAAATCAGCTTTTTGGGCCGTGGTTATACCCAACCGATCGTCGCAATGTCTCAAAATATTGATGCATTTGTCAATTTTGATGAAATATGCAAATTGACGGACACGCAATTACAAATGTTTTTTTCTGGTTTGCAAATAGATACTGCCATTCATTTGAGAGCGGATAAAGGCTTGGCTGAATTGATCCAAAAAACAGGCATTAAAAATAGAATTGGAACCTTTCATTCCATTCATCATTTGTCCACTTGTAATAAATGGGTAAATTTTAGTCGAAGTCGATCACATCTAAATGAATCTCAATTAGATATAAAAATGTTGAGCGCATTAGGAATCAAAGAAGTTCCTAGTTTGGATGAATTACCGCAATATTACGGTTTGCATAATATTCCAAAATTATCATCCGAATTACAAAGCAATCTCATCGATCCAAACAAATTCAATCTTGTATTGCATCCTTTGACAACAGGTAACGGACCAGAATGGGGTTTGGATAATTTTTCTCAATTATTGAATATTTTAGATCCAACGATATTCAATATTATCATCGGAGGTAGCAAACAAGATTTGGAAAAAATGAGTGATTTCCTACAAAAAAATCAGGGGAAATATCACCATGATTCTGGTGCTCTTTCGTTAGAAAAATACATTGCGTTGATCAATGCGAGTGATGGTTTGGTTGCGGGGAGTACTGGACCAGCGCATATTTCTGCCGCTTTAGGTAAATATACGTTGGGATTATATACTGATGTCGTTACGAAAAACGTACAACGCTGGGGACCTGTTGGTAAACATGTTTTTACGTTGGAAGGAAAAGATAATGACATGAATACCATTTTGCCTGTTACAGTGCAAAATATTTTAATGAATTGGTTAAATAAATAA
- a CDS encoding glycosyltransferase family 9 protein — MQKFLIIQTAFIGDVVLATALVEKLAQFFPAAQIDFFLRKGNEGLLTHHPKIRKTYVWDKKNGKYKNLWKLLQEVRAERYDKVINVQRFAATGFVTAFSKAKETIGFDKNPWSFAFSKKVKHIVSTPEKPLHEVNRNQALIADFTDHQACKPRLYPQAADYALVKGYQSKPYICVAPASVWFTKQFPAHKWIEFLQELHQDYIVYLLGAPSDKDLCESILKANPQLEIYNLAGKFNFLQSVALQEKAAMNYVNDSAPMHFASSVNAPVAAIYCSTIPAFGFGPLSDESHIIEVAEDLECRPCGLHGFKACPKGHFKCAEDIHASQLISIL, encoded by the coding sequence ATGCAAAAATTTCTGATTATACAGACCGCATTTATCGGCGATGTTGTTTTGGCAACCGCATTGGTGGAAAAATTAGCTCAATTTTTTCCCGCTGCGCAAATTGATTTTTTCTTGAGAAAAGGAAATGAAGGTTTGCTTACACATCATCCGAAAATCAGAAAAACGTATGTCTGGGATAAAAAGAATGGTAAGTATAAAAATCTTTGGAAATTATTACAAGAGGTCAGAGCGGAACGATACGATAAAGTAATTAATGTACAACGATTTGCAGCAACGGGATTTGTCACCGCATTTTCCAAAGCAAAAGAAACGATTGGTTTTGACAAAAATCCTTGGAGTTTTGCTTTTTCCAAAAAAGTTAAACATATTGTCAGCACACCTGAAAAGCCTTTGCACGAGGTCAATCGCAATCAAGCATTAATCGCAGATTTTACAGATCATCAGGCATGCAAACCAAGATTATATCCACAAGCAGCAGATTATGCATTGGTAAAGGGTTATCAATCAAAACCTTATATCTGTGTTGCTCCGGCGTCGGTTTGGTTTACTAAGCAATTTCCAGCACATAAATGGATTGAATTTTTGCAAGAATTGCATCAAGATTATATCGTGTATTTGTTGGGAGCGCCTTCGGATAAGGATTTATGCGAATCAATTTTGAAAGCCAATCCACAATTGGAAATATATAATTTGGCAGGAAAATTTAATTTTTTACAATCCGTAGCGTTACAAGAAAAAGCCGCTATGAATTATGTCAATGATTCAGCTCCAATGCATTTTGCATCTTCAGTCAATGCGCCAGTCGCTGCGATTTATTGCAGTACGATTCCAGCTTTTGGTTTTGGACCGTTGTCGGATGAAAGCCATATTATAGAAGTTGCAGAAGATTTGGAATGTCGCCCTTGCGGTTTGCATGGATTCAAAGCTTGTCCAAAAGGTCATTTCAAATGTGCTGAGGATATACACGCTAGTCAACTCATTTCTATACTTTAA
- a CDS encoding enoyl-CoA hydratase/isomerase family protein — MAEDNKDITQGYVRSSVRNHIATIEFYHPKGNSLPGKLLEDLAIAVQSAGNSAEAKVVVLRSIEHDVFCSGTLLEELIPMKTPEEGFKFFSGFARVINAMRKCPKFIVVAVHGKCVGGGVGLVAAADYAIALEGADVRLSELCIGFGPFTIGPAIQRKMGLSAFSQLAIDAHLWRSADWARRKGLYAELHPNKRSMEDSITRLSTSLSQVDPKVTEEMKKSLWVGTENWDTLLEEKARISSKLVVMDQAREYLEKMKKSVVF, encoded by the coding sequence ATGGCAGAGGACAATAAAGATATAACGCAAGGATATGTTAGATCATCCGTGAGAAATCACATCGCAACGATAGAATTTTATCATCCAAAAGGTAATTCTCTTCCCGGAAAATTATTGGAAGATTTGGCTATAGCAGTGCAATCTGCAGGAAACAGCGCAGAAGCGAAAGTCGTAGTACTTCGCTCGATCGAACACGACGTTTTTTGTTCGGGTACTTTATTGGAAGAATTGATTCCAATGAAAACACCAGAAGAAGGCTTCAAATTTTTTAGTGGATTTGCAAGAGTAATTAACGCAATGCGCAAATGTCCAAAATTCATCGTCGTAGCAGTTCACGGTAAATGTGTTGGCGGTGGCGTTGGATTGGTAGCAGCAGCAGATTATGCTATTGCATTGGAAGGAGCAGATGTAAGATTGAGCGAATTGTGCATTGGCTTCGGACCATTTACCATCGGACCGGCAATACAGAGAAAAATGGGCTTATCTGCATTTAGCCAATTAGCGATCGACGCACATCTTTGGAGAAGCGCAGATTGGGCAAGAAGAAAGGGTTTATATGCAGAATTGCATCCAAATAAACGCAGCATGGAAGATTCTATCACACGCCTTTCCACTTCTTTATCTCAAGTAGATCCAAAAGTGACCGAAGAAATGAAGAAATCTCTTTGGGTAGGCACGGAAAATTGGGATACGCTTTTGGAAGAAAAAGCGAGAATCAGTTCCAAATTGGTCGTGATGGATCAAGCACGCGAATATTTGGAAAAAATGAAGAAAAGTGTCGTGTTCTAA
- the ggt gene encoding gamma-glutamyltransferase: protein MKKYILIIAAYLVHIQADAQKSIVGNGLEIDPYHYTSQREGVFTNGTVVCAHPLAAQVGVAMMKHGGNAFDAAIATQLALAVVYPGAGNIGGGGFMTARRAVDGKTITLDFREKAPGHASRDMYLDKSGNASTELSQNGHLSVGVPGTVAGLFKTLPYAKLTFAELIQPAIDLAKNGYVITEKEADGLNTDRENFIKYNTSKEIAFVKPELWKAGDTLFQKDLAETLERIKKNGPKGFYEGKTADYIVEEMKRGHGLITLEDLKKYEAVERPPLHFMYRGYEIVSFPPPSSGGLLLAQMLKMIEPFPVKDFGFHSVMQIHLMAEAERRAYADRAKYMGDPDFWKVPDSILMSNKYLMQRMSDFNPDSATPSTNVTAGLIHQSEETTHISISDKAGNMVSITTTLNNHFGSKTVAGKAGFILNDEMDDFSIKPGVPNLYGAVGGEANAIAANKRMLSSMAPTLILKDSKPFVVVGTPGGTTIPTSVFQSIVDVVDFNMPLSETINSPKFHHQWVPDYLYVEKGFAADTLSALQKMGYQIKERGPIGRTEMIEFKGGQLISASDKRGDDSVAGY, encoded by the coding sequence ATGAAAAAATATATACTAATAATAGCTGCTTATTTGGTTCATATTCAAGCAGATGCACAGAAATCTATCGTTGGAAATGGATTGGAAATTGATCCATATCATTACACGAGCCAAAGAGAAGGAGTCTTTACAAATGGAACGGTGGTATGTGCACATCCATTAGCTGCTCAAGTCGGTGTTGCAATGATGAAACACGGAGGAAATGCATTTGACGCGGCGATAGCGACTCAATTAGCCTTGGCGGTAGTATATCCTGGCGCCGGTAATATTGGCGGTGGTGGATTTATGACAGCAAGAAGAGCTGTAGATGGTAAGACAATTACTTTAGATTTTAGAGAAAAAGCACCAGGGCATGCGAGTCGAGATATGTATTTGGATAAATCCGGAAATGCGAGTACTGAATTGTCCCAAAATGGACATTTATCCGTAGGTGTTCCCGGAACCGTCGCTGGATTATTCAAAACCTTACCATATGCAAAATTGACTTTTGCAGAATTGATCCAACCCGCTATTGATTTGGCAAAAAATGGATATGTAATTACAGAAAAAGAAGCCGACGGTTTGAATACCGATCGGGAAAATTTTATCAAATACAATACTTCCAAAGAAATAGCTTTCGTCAAACCAGAATTATGGAAAGCGGGCGATACGTTATTTCAGAAAGACCTAGCAGAAACGCTTGAACGAATCAAGAAAAATGGTCCTAAAGGTTTTTACGAAGGAAAAACTGCAGATTATATCGTAGAGGAAATGAAACGCGGTCATGGCTTGATTACGTTGGAAGATTTGAAAAAATATGAAGCGGTCGAAAGACCTCCATTGCATTTTATGTATAGAGGTTATGAAATCGTAAGTTTTCCTCCTCCAAGTAGCGGCGGTTTGCTATTGGCTCAAATGCTAAAAATGATCGAACCATTTCCGGTAAAAGATTTTGGTTTTCATTCTGTTATGCAGATCCATTTAATGGCAGAAGCGGAGAGAAGAGCGTATGCTGATCGTGCAAAATATATGGGAGATCCTGATTTTTGGAAAGTGCCAGATTCTATTTTGATGAGCAATAAATATTTAATGCAAAGAATGAGCGATTTCAATCCCGATTCTGCAACGCCGTCGACCAATGTGACGGCAGGATTGATTCATCAAAGTGAAGAAACTACACATATCAGTATTTCGGATAAAGCAGGCAATATGGTTTCTATCACGACAACTTTGAATAACCATTTCGGAAGTAAAACGGTTGCCGGAAAAGCTGGTTTCATTTTGAATGATGAAATGGATGATTTTAGTATCAAACCTGGCGTGCCTAATTTGTATGGCGCAGTTGGGGGAGAAGCGAATGCGATTGCTGCGAATAAAAGAATGTTGAGCTCTATGGCGCCAACCTTGATTTTAAAAGATAGTAAACCTTTTGTTGTCGTAGGAACGCCAGGTGGTACGACGATTCCGACTTCTGTTTTCCAAAGTATTGTAGATGTTGTAGATTTTAATATGCCGTTGAGCGAAACGATTAATTCGCCTAAATTTCACCATCAATGGGTTCCTGATTATTTGTATGTAGAAAAAGGATTTGCTGCGGACACATTAAGTGCATTACAAAAAATGGGATATCAAATCAAAGAGCGTGGTCCAATTGGTCGTACAGAAATGATTGAATTTAAAGGTGGACAATTAATCTCGGCTTCGGATAAAAGAGGAGATGATAGCGTGGCGGGATATTAG
- a CDS encoding TlpA family protein disulfide reductase encodes MKRIILPIVLMLIEILSNNAYGQNSESIHSILQLVSQNLKHLGKVSYNYSRETNYASEDYHNKFSGTSYIDFSQLNPTFQLETAAYKTIYNGNESFLMDKKDRTMEIAFKPNYNSFVNLSFFVNSLFTLRNGLSLFIADSSVEKRITDTLISGKSYLEVTCTLHNKTLNGFGNETTPTTLKRDFLYHIIIDKTTYLPIAVIQKNDAEPKDFMTTTFSNIKNNVAAPGELSWYFSTYANDFKIISKKKLELIKPNVSAPDWSLPFYDSSDSLQLKNLKGKVILLDFWMKNCGPCIASVPKLNELMKKYQNKLNLIGINRYDSKKDIDVFYKKHNPDYRTLYDVTGIVTKAYGVDGFPQLVLIDTHGIVRYAGNSDIGVVEKILDNNLQ; translated from the coding sequence ATGAAAAGGATCATTCTTCCAATTGTCTTAATGCTTATTGAAATACTTTCTAATAATGCCTACGGGCAAAATTCAGAATCAATCCATAGTATTTTACAATTAGTGTCTCAAAATCTTAAGCATTTAGGAAAAGTAAGTTATAATTACTCTCGTGAGACTAATTATGCTTCGGAAGATTATCACAATAAATTTTCAGGTACGTCCTACATTGATTTTAGTCAACTAAACCCTACTTTTCAATTAGAGACGGCTGCCTATAAAACAATTTATAACGGAAATGAGTCCTTTTTAATGGATAAAAAAGATAGGACGATGGAGATTGCCTTCAAACCCAACTATAATTCATTTGTAAATCTTTCTTTTTTTGTAAATTCTCTTTTCACCCTTAGAAACGGACTTTCTTTATTTATTGCTGATAGCAGTGTTGAAAAAAGGATAACAGATACGCTAATATCTGGTAAATCCTATCTTGAAGTTACTTGTACTCTACACAATAAAACACTCAACGGATTTGGAAACGAAACAACACCTACCACATTGAAAAGGGATTTTCTATATCATATCATTATAGACAAAACCACATATCTGCCAATTGCTGTAATTCAAAAAAATGATGCAGAGCCAAAGGATTTTATGACAACAACGTTTTCGAATATTAAAAATAACGTTGCAGCTCCTGGTGAATTATCTTGGTATTTTTCGACATATGCAAATGATTTTAAAATTATATCCAAGAAAAAACTAGAGCTAATTAAGCCAAATGTTTCCGCTCCGGATTGGAGCTTACCATTTTATGATAGTTCTGACTCATTGCAACTTAAAAATTTGAAAGGTAAAGTTATATTATTGGATTTTTGGATGAAGAACTGCGGTCCATGCATTGCTTCCGTACCAAAACTGAATGAATTAATGAAAAAATATCAAAATAAATTGAATTTAATAGGGATAAATAGGTACGATTCAAAAAAGGACATAGATGTTTTTTATAAAAAACATAATCCCGATTATAGAACATTATATGATGTCACGGGAATCGTAACAAAAGCCTATGGAGTTGATGGTTTTCCTCAACTTGTTCTTATTGATACTCATGGAATTGTACGATATGCCGGCAACTCAGATATTGGCGTAGTAGAAAAAATCCTCGACAATAATTTGCAATAG